A window of Cryptomeria japonica chromosome 3, Sugi_1.0, whole genome shotgun sequence contains these coding sequences:
- the LOC131035626 gene encoding bidirectional sugar transporter SWEET14: MIRVLQLSGLRILSLLFFLFFLTLFNSKFIQMGIFSLNHPIVLALGLLGNIISIMVFLAPLPTFIRVYRKKSTEGFQAIPYVVALFSAMFWMYYGVMKPDCTLIVTINSAGCIIETLYLSIYVAYAPKQTKILIAKLLIFLNMGVFGSVVLFTLLFSKGKRRIVIVGWISSAISVTVYAAPLSILRLVICTKSVEFMPFYLSFFLTVNATIWFAYGLLIRDMFVALPNVLGFLFGVVQMAVYILYRNSKEVKDDKATDLAGINGKMNPISLAEIHPIDIPPCKHNGDENSGNPVQMSVCEVDRKQSELTAV; encoded by the exons ATGATTAGAGTGCTCCAACTATCTGGACTGCGCATTCTTTCTCttctattctttcttttttttttaactctCTTCAACTCAAAATTCATACAAATGGGAATTTTCAGCCTAAATCATCCCATTGTTTTGGCCCTTGGCCTCCTTG GGAATATCATTTCGATTATGGTGTTTCTTGCTCCATT gCCAACTTTCATTCGGGTGTACAGAAAGAAGTCCACTGAAGGTTTTCAGGCAATTCCATACGTAGTTGCATTGTTCAGCGCCATGTTTTGGATGTACTATGGCGTGATGAAACCTGACTGTACTTTAATTGTGACTATCAATTCTGCTGGTTGCATTATTGAGACTCTCTACCTTTCCATATACGTAGCCTATGCTCCCAAACAAACCAAG atattgattgcaaaattgctCATATTTCTGAACATGGGTGTTTTTGGATCTGTGGTATTATTTACCCTGTTGTTTTCGAAAGGAAAGAGACGAATCGTCATAGTGGGTTGGATCAGTTCAGCAATATCTGTCACAGTATATGCAGCTCCATTGAGCATACTG AGATTAGTAATTTGTACAAAGAGTGTTGAATTCATGCCCTTTTATTTGTCCTTCTTCCTGACTGTCAATGCCACAATCTGGTTTGCCTATGGACTTCTGATCAGAGACATGTTTGTTGCA CTACCCAATGTGTTGGGATTCCTCTTTGGAGTAGTGCAAATGGCAGTGTACATTTTATATAGAAATTCAAAGGAAGTGAAAGATGACAAGGCAACGGATCTTGCAGGAATTAATGGAAAGATGAACCCAATAAGTTTAGCAGAAATTCATCCCATTGACATTCCTCCCTGCAAACATAATGGTGATGAAAATTCAGGAAACCCAGTGCAGATGAGTGTTTGTGAGGTTGACAGAAAACAGTCAGAATTAACAGCTGTTTAA